The Ammospiza nelsoni isolate bAmmNel1 chromosome 20, bAmmNel1.pri, whole genome shotgun sequence genome contains the following window.
CTGGGGTTCGCTCGTTAGCCGCCCGCCCTGCGGGGCTGACGGTTTGTGCTGCACGCCCGACTCGGCCGCGTTCAGGTCCAGGCTCCCGTCTTGGATGTTCTGGTAGATTTTCTTGGCAGCCTCCAGGAACGCGTCCTCCACGTTCTCTCCACTgcaagagagcagcaggagttactgagctgcagtgctgctgccagagggagctgggcaggcgCTGTGCCCTCCTCCTCAGCCCAACAGCCCAGCCCTACGCAGGGCAACCCCtatcaggagcagcaggaacagggaattTGTGCAAAAGAACTGAGGAACGAGGCATCGAGCCACGTGCACAGGACAGGTCTGACAGGCTTAAAGCCAAGGGAGCCACCATGGATCAGAACCTCTCCTTGTTAAAAAGTTCTGTTCTGACAGGTGCCAGCGGGAGCCGCATTtcctggtggccctggggatCCCCAGTGACACAGCCAGCCCCAAGCATGGCACAGCAATTCTTCAGTCACTGGAGGGGCTGGTCACTGCCTACAGAccaaagctgcagctctgaacaGCCAGGGGAAGGAACCCTTTACACACTGAACACATTGCACACTCAAATAAGGCCTGAAATCCAAATCAGTTCATTTGAATTCAACCAGTCTTTGCCTGAAATGCAGCCAGAGCTCTCAGTTCCAAGTTACTTTCAAGTCACAACAAACAGACCAATCTGAACATTACTGCAGCCAAAAGTCACTTACGTTTTTGCACTTGCTTCAAGGAACAATAAACCTGTTCAGAGACAGAGGTTTAACAGTCAGTGCACAACACACCTCGGACAGCCCAAAGTCAGACACACCACGGCCTTCCCATTACATGCAGGACACTATTTTAGCTTTTGTGACTATGTTAAGGATCAACACAAGCTGACTTCTAGAACTACACAGAATTATCAAACTGCTTGAGGCACAGCAAGAGTTTGTACACACAATTCCATCACTCTGGAAGTGTAAGCTTGCAGCTACCCATGCTGAGGATTCACTTTAACATCACTATCTTGTAGGAAAGTACCAGctcaagagaaaaaacacacacCATTTTCTTCAGCAAATTGTTTGGCTTCTTCATATGTAACATCCCTCTGTGCTTCCAGgtctgctttgtttcctatgAGGATTATCACCTGGGTCAGGAGAGAAAAAGTTAGTCTGGGAAAAAGCTTAGGAGCCTTTTCACTGCCACCTTCATTATTAAAGAGACTTTCTAAAATCCCAAAGGGAAATAGGCAGAGCAGATTATCTGCAGAAGCCTTCAGGAGAACTCTGCCCTAGCACTCCCACTCTGGGAAAGCAGGAACAGCATCTCCAGCTGTCCCTTTCCAAGACTTGAGGGTGTTCTCATGAGATGAGGGCCTAAAAAGCTGCTCTTTACTCATGAGAGCCATTTCTTGTATTTGTTTAATCACCAGAGAGAATCTTTAGAGTTTTCTCATCAGTTTGGTGCTGAAGTATTTTAGAGGCATTCAGGAACAGGCTGAAGAACAACAGCTCTGTGCTATGGGCAGAGAGACGCAGAAGGATCTTCCTCCACAAAACCTGGTCAGCTTTTGCTGGAGATCCAATTTGCATTCCAGCCTAAGGACAGCATTCACCTCATTACTGACACAAAGCAAGGAGTAACACAATCAAGGCTGGTCCAGATTTCATCCCAATTTTGTGTCCAACTGCTTCAACCAGACCCTGAAAGGTGAGTGGCACAAGAAGACTTTAGAGGAAGCCcttttgctgcagcagggaagtGAATCACTCCATGCTGCacatggggacaggagcagtgCAGAAACACAGGCAGCTCTTGCAGAGACCACTGCAGTGCTTTGGTCCCACCACTTCCTCAGGGAGAGGCAACCTTGTTTTTAAGCTAAATCAAGTCCAACTTACAGTATTTGGATTGGTGAGGTTCCTTGCATCTGTCAGCCAGCTGCTTAAGTGATTATATGTACTTCTTCTGCAAAGAATCCAGAGAGGACACTTTTAgccttttataaaatatttaggtGCCAACAGCACAGTCAGCATCCAAACACAGCAACATCCATCAT
Protein-coding sequences here:
- the RAB14 gene encoding ras-related protein Rab-14, yielding MATAPYNYSYIFKYIIIGDMGVGKSCLLHQFTEKKFMADCPHTIGVEFGTRIIEVSGQKIKLQIWDTAGQERFRAVTRSYYRGAAGALMVYDITRRSTYNHLSSWLTDARNLTNPNTVIILIGNKADLEAQRDVTYEEAKQFAEENGLLFLEASAKTGENVEDAFLEAAKKIYQNIQDGSLDLNAAESGVQHKPSAPQGGRLTSEPQPQREGCGC